The nucleotide window AGTGTGTTGCTTGTCGTACCGTTGAAAGTGAACAGTCAACAGTTAACAGTAAACAGTGAAAAATAGATAACTGATAACTGATAACTGATAACTGATGACTAATAACTGATAACTGTTAACTGTCAACTGATAACTAACAAATGACTGCCATCAAAGAAGAAACCTTAGCTGCTAAAATTCGTTCTGACTTCCCTATTTTGCATCAGGAAGTTAACGGAAAGCCCTTAATTTATTTAGATAGTGCTGCCACTTCTCAAAAACCCCAAATTGTCTTAGATACTTTACGCCATTATTATGACCATGATAATGCTAACGTTCACCGGGGCGCTCATACCTTAAGTATTCGGTCTACCGAAGCTTATGAAGGGGCAAGAGATAAGGTAGCTAAATTTATTAACGCCCAATTTAGAGAAGAAATAGTCTTTACTCGTAATGCAACAGAAGCTATTAACTTAGTCGCTTACAGTTGGGCATTAAATCATTTAAAACCAGGGGATGAAATTATTTCGACTGTGATGGAACATCATAGTAATTTAGTTCCTTGGCAAATTATCGCCACTAAAACCGGAGCAGTGATCAAATATGTTGGACTGACAGAAAATGAAGAGTTTGACTTAGAACAGTATAAAACTCTTTTGTCAGAGCGAACAAAATTAGTGGCAGTAGTTCATGTTTCTAACACTTTGGGATGTATTAACCCTGTAGAAGAAATTATTTCTTTAGCCCATAAAATGGGGGCAAAAGTGTTAATTGATGCTTGTCAAAGTGTGCCTCATTTGGCTATTGATGTGCAAAAAATGGGCTGTGACTGGTTAGTAGCGAGTGGCCATAAAATGTGTGCCCCGACTGGCATTGGTTTCTTATACGGTAAACGGGAAATACTCGAAGCGATGCCTCCTTTTATGGGGGGTGGGGAAATGATT belongs to Gloeothece citriformis PCC 7424 and includes:
- a CDS encoding SufS family cysteine desulfurase, whose protein sequence is MTAIKEETLAAKIRSDFPILHQEVNGKPLIYLDSAATSQKPQIVLDTLRHYYDHDNANVHRGAHTLSIRSTEAYEGARDKVAKFINAQFREEIVFTRNATEAINLVAYSWALNHLKPGDEIISTVMEHHSNLVPWQIIATKTGAVIKYVGLTENEEFDLEQYKTLLSERTKLVAVVHVSNTLGCINPVEEIISLAHKMGAKVLIDACQSVPHLAIDVQKMGCDWLVASGHKMCAPTGIGFLYGKREILEAMPPFMGGGEMISEVFLENYTVGELPHKFEAGTPAIGEAIALGAAVDYLSAIGMDKLHDYEEELTAYLFKKLATIPQLRIYGPKPTPEGKGRAALASFNVEGIHASDLSTLLDHEGIAIRSGHHCTQPLHRLFNASGSARASLYFYNTREEIDAFVKALKETINFFNSVMD